AGACTTTGGCTTCGAGCTTATTCCGAATGTAATTATCAATTCGTTCCAGCAGCTCGGCTCTCTTGATTTCATTGACATAATCCACAATCGTGACGTTAAATGGTCCGTCGGCTGTGGTAAATTTACCTGCAATCTTGAAGCGGTAATGGAGCAAAGGGTTGCTATCGTAAGACCTAATGCGACTCAGAAGCCTTTCTTCCAGCAGCGGTAGCAGTTCGTTCGTAACTTTTTCCTTTGTCAATGATGGCTCCGTCGGCCGTGAGCCCTTGCGCTCGACTTCCGGCGAACTAAAATCATCCTCGAACGAGAATACACGGATTTTTCCTTCGTTATATTCGATACGAGCATAATCATGTATGCCGATCTGCAAGGACGTGCGTCGTACAATCGTGTCGGCATCCTTCTTTTCGATTTGGTCGAACCATTGGTTCATTATTTCAGATATTTCATCAGCTATTCTCTCAACTATCGTTTGTCCTTCCATTGTAGGTTATCTTCACCTCTATTAACAAAGTTTGGTAACGGGATTCACTCGACCCTAAAACGGATTTTCACTAGCGTATGGACTGTCTGAAATAATCGGATGGCGTTGCTCCATATTTTTGTCTGAACTTTTCGGCGAAGTGACTGGGTTTATTAAAGCCGGACATTACAGCTGCCATTGTAATCGTAATTGAGCCTTTCTCCAGTAACAAGTAGGCGGCTTCCAGTCTCTGATCAATTACATATGCATGTACTGATATACCAAACAACTGTTTAAATCCCTTTTTTAACTTGAATTCATTCAGACAGACTTGCCTGGAGAGCTGATTAATACTTGGAGCAGACAACAAATCATGATCCAGTATCTCTTTGGCCTGCAGCAAGGAATCGACATCCGTTCTGGAAAATCCTGAAACTTCAGACGTTCTGCGCGTTTCTTCGTGTAAATAAACAGCGATCAGCTCCAGCACTTTTCCTTCCATATAAATCCGTTTGATCTCGCCTGCGTAATCACAGCGAATCATCTCTTGAATAATGCGGTTCATGGACGGTGTCACTATAGATTTTTGAAAAGAGTCGTACCCATCAGAGGAGAAAATGCTGCGCCTTGTGGTGGCGAAGTGCTGCTGGAGAACGGTCAGAAATTCTGGGTCCAACTTGATAGTAACCCCGTGAATTTGTTTTCCGGCCTGATAATAGCCTACGCAATTGGCCATAGAATGACCAAAAATGGACATTTCTCCGGCTTTAAGCTGACAGGACTGGTCTGAAGATTCCTCTGTCCACTCAATAGGATCACCCACACAAAAGCTCCATTTGCTGAAATGATCCTGTTCCCGGCTGCGCATCATTATATTTTCTTGAAAGCTCACATTGCACACCGAGATTTCTACAGAGGAATTCACTTTGAATTTTTCCCAGAATCCTTGTCCGAACTCTTCTGGGACCTGTAGTCTGTTGCGCTCAACCGTCTGTAACCGATACAACTGGTTCAGACCATCGGTCAGGGGAAGGTGCCGCGAATGCAAGCTTTCAATCTCGTACCACGCCGCTTTGTCTTCTTTCATCATTACACCTCATTGATTCATGATTCATTTCATTAATTGAGAATCATTCTCACTATCTATATTCTATATGAATTCGCTTATATTGACTAGCTTCTTTTTGTAAAAATACGGTTGGCATGAAAGCGAAAAGCTATTTGCAACGATAAATTATGAGAATTGCTATACATTAAATTGGATGTCACACCTGATCATTTTTTACATATAAATGCCTTCTGTAACGATTCATAATATGTATTCAAAAAAAATCGGTAAGTAATAAAAAAACTTATTACCTCACCGATTTATGTGTACTTCAAATATTCATGTCGTCTGCTATCCATGAGTATTAGGCTTTGATTGAAACAATTTCGCCTCTCTTTCTGAGCGTGACAAATTCTTTTCGCACCATCCCCAGGGTCCACAACACAATAATGGTATCTATCGCAAGCGAACCCCAATACACACCGGACACCCCAATCATTCTCGGTAATATCAACATAACCGGCACATAGAAAATGAACTGTCTGGCAATACCGATAATCGCTGCTGGCTTCCCTTTATCAATCGACGGAAAGAAGGTCATAGCCATAAAAATCAGTGATAATAATGGCAGTAAGGCCATGTTGATTCTGAAATAGAGGGACTCAGTTCCTGCCAATATCTGATCAGGCA
The nucleotide sequence above comes from Paenibacillus sp. IHBB 10380. Encoded proteins:
- a CDS encoding helix-turn-helix transcriptional regulator codes for the protein MMKEDKAAWYEIESLHSRHLPLTDGLNQLYRLQTVERNRLQVPEEFGQGFWEKFKVNSSVEISVCNVSFQENIMMRSREQDHFSKWSFCVGDPIEWTEESSDQSCQLKAGEMSIFGHSMANCVGYYQAGKQIHGVTIKLDPEFLTVLQQHFATTRRSIFSSDGYDSFQKSIVTPSMNRIIQEMIRCDYAGEIKRIYMEGKVLELIAVYLHEETRRTSEVSGFSRTDVDSLLQAKEILDHDLLSAPSINQLSRQVCLNEFKLKKGFKQLFGISVHAYVIDQRLEAAYLLLEKGSITITMAAVMSGFNKPSHFAEKFRQKYGATPSDYFRQSIR